From the Montipora capricornis isolate CH-2021 chromosome 2, ASM3666992v2, whole genome shotgun sequence genome, one window contains:
- the LOC138032016 gene encoding uncharacterized protein, with translation MVYCFAPTCSHSSESHTCKFFAFPSDKKEKEEYKRWMRLIRRKDREPSKHSRVCSCHFTDGNKQYGPTIYERNRDKIFPSEGGPPKKKKKVTAEKKTVQEMVAEAIRGSEQQPTDNDSKQECCNKTTNEIILEAELDQAREELQDRQEKDSYAQKHYNVSEVVR, from the exons ATGGTCTACTGCTTTGCTCCGACGTGCAGTCATTCATCAGAAAGCCACACTTGCAAGTTCTTTGCATTTCCAAGCGATAAGAAGGAAAAAGAGGAATACAAACGATGGATGCGCCTGATAAG GAGGAAAGACAGAGAGCCAAGTAAGCATTCCAGAGTGTGTAGTTGTCATTTCACGGATGGAAATAAACAATACGGGCCCACGATTTACGAAAGAAATCGAGATAAGATATTTCCTAGTGAAGGAGGAccaccaaagaaaaagaaaaaagtaacagCTGAAAAGAAAACTGTGCAAGAAATGGTGGCTGAGGCAATCAGAGGATCTGAGCAGCAGCCCACTGATAATGACAGCAAACAAGAATGTTGCAACAAGACAACAAATGAGATAATCCTGGAGGCAGAATTAGATCAAGCCAGGGAGGAACTTCAGGACAGGCAAGAAAAAGACAGCTACGCACAAAAACACTACAACGTTTCGGAGGTTGTGAGATGA